A region of the Acidobacteriota bacterium genome:
AAGGACATGAAGGATGCGCTCGACTTCTACACGCGCGTCCTCGGCTTCCGCTGCGAGGCGTCGAGCGAGGAGTGGGGGTGGGCGTGCGTGAAGCGCGACCAGGTGACGCTCATGATCGCGCTCCCCAAACCGCGCGAGCCGTTCGACCGCCCGGCCTTCACCGGGTCGCTGTACCTGCGCACCGACGACGTCGAGGGGGCGTGGCGCGACCTGAAGGACAAGGCCCGCGTCTGTTACCCGATCGAGGACTTCGGGTACGGCATGCGCGAGTTCGCGATCTACGACAACAATGGATATCTCCTCCAATTCGGACAGGAGATCCCATAGGATAGGGGCGCATGAGCCGCCCCGCGCTCTCCCGCTACCGCATCCTCGACCGCATCGGCGCCGGGGGGATGGGCGTCGTCTACCGGGCTAAGGATCTCTCCCTCGGCCGCGAGGTGGCGCTCAAGCTCCTCCCGGAGTCCTTCGCCGGCCGCGGCGATCTCCTGGCGCGCTTCCGCCGCGAGGCGCGCGCCGCGGCGGCGCTCAACCACCCGGGTATCTGCACCATCTACGAGGTCGGCGAGGTGGCCGAGGGGGACGAGGTCGTCGTCTCGTCCGACGGCACGTCGCTCCCTCCCGGGACGCACTACATCTCGATGGAGCGCATCCAGGGGAAGACACTCCGCGAGACCATTTCGGGGCGGCCTCTTCCGGTGGCCGAGGCGCTGCGCCTGGCTCTCGAGATCGCCGAGGCGCTCTCCCACGCCCACCGCTCGGGGATCGTCCACCGGGATCTCAAGCCGAGCAACGTCATGATCACGGACGATGGCCGCGCGAAGATCCTCGACTTCGGCCTCGCGAAATTCTACGACGAAGGTTCGTCGGCCGCGGTCCCCTCCGACGTGAGCGGGTTGCCGACGAACGTCTCCGATCTGACGTCCCACGGCGAGATCCTCGGCACGTCGGCGTACATGTCCTCCGAGCAGGCCCGTGGGCTCAAGGTCGATCCGCGGTCCGACGTATTTTCGTTCGGCGCGGTCCTCCACGAGATGCTCACCGGGCGTCCGGCTTTCTCCGGCGCGACGCGGACGGATGTCCTCGGCGCGGTGCTGCGCGATCGGCCGGCGCGGGCGTCGTCGTCGAACCCGGACGTTCCGGCGGAGCTGGAGCGGATCGTCACGAAGTGCCTCGAGAAGGAGCCGAAGGATCGGTACGCGGACAGCGGGGCGGTTGTCGCCGACTTGAAGCGCGTGCGGCTGCGGACGACCGGGTCGGCGGACACGACGGTGGCGACGCCGGGGGCGCCGGCGGCGCCGACGCGACGGAGATCACGTTTCGCGATCGTGCTGGTGCTCGCGGCGGGGGCGGTCACCATGTGGATTGCACGGGGAGGGCGGGGGCCCGTCGAGCCGATTCCGGTTGCGATACTCGCTTTTGCGTACGAAGGACCTGCAGAATCGGCGTACCTCAAGGATATCGTACCGCTTGCGGTTGCTGATGCGCTGAGGGTGTCTCCGGGTATCCAGCTCGTACCGTTCGGTTCGAGCCGCAGCTTCAGCAGTGGGGCGGATCCCAACATCGTCAAGCAGCAGCTCGGCGTGAACTGGATCGTCTCGGGGAGGCTTTCGGTCGCCGGTGACAGCTTCGTGCAGTCGATCGAGGTGGCCGGACTTGGGGGCGAGGCTCCGTGGTCACGGGAGATTCGGGGGCGGATCGTGGAAATCGTTCCGCTCTCGGCAGCCATCGCTCCGGAAATCGTGCCGCGCGTCGGGGCGCGCGCCGAGAGGTCATCCATCGCGGGCCGCCGAAGACCAGCCGCCATGGAGGCCTACCTCCGCGGCCTTACGCTTCTCGAGGGGTGGGATGTGAAGCGTAACGCGGAGCAAGCCGAAGCGGCCTTCCGCGAAGCCATCGCAGCCGAACCAGCTTTCGCTGAGGCAGAGGCGGGAGTTGCATTGGCACTTCTCAGTCGATTCTCGCGAACTCGAGACGTGTCATTGATCGACCTAGCAGCCTCGAGCGCTGAGCACGCGATATCCCTCAATGGATCCGCCCCCGAGTCAAACGTAGCCATGGGCCTCGTCGAACTTCAGCGTGGACACTCCATCGAAGCGGTCGCCAGCTTCGAGAAAGCGCTTTCCGAGGCTCCGGCGGACGACGCGATACATCGCCGAATCGCCTCGGCGTACGGCAGTCTTGGGCGGGATGCGGACGCAGATCGGATGTTCGACCGCGCGACAAGATTGCGCCCTGGGTTTTGGGATAATTACAACACTTGGGCGTACTACTGCCTGCAGCGCGGGCGGTATGCCAAAGCGATTGAGCTCTACATGAAGGTCATCGAGCTTCACGCCGGAAGCGATAGTGGGTATACGAATCTCGCCGCGGCGCACATGTTTCAAGGCGATTACGCCGCAGCCGTGCCGCTCTTGCAAGCGGCACTCAAGATCAATCCAAGCGTCCAGTCTTACAACAACCTGGGAGCCGCCTACTATGCTCTCCTCAAGTTTGACAACGCCAGAATCGAGTGGGAGGTCGCGTGGTCGATGTCGCACGAGGCGATGACGGCGTCCAACCTGGGCGACGCGTACCGCCAGCTCCAGCTTCAAGAACGCGCACGCGAGTCGTATGCACGGGCGATCGATCTTGCCAAGACCAAGCTTTCAGCCAATCCGCGGGACGCTACTACGCGAGGCATGCTGGCGAATGCGCTTGCTGGCTCCGGTAATTGCGGCCAATCCGCAACAGAGGCCGCGCGTGCCGTCGCAGAGCGTTCCAGCGATCCATCCATCGCGTACTACGCGGCGGTCGCTTCGGCAATCTGTCGTGACGACGCGGCGGCCGTGCGCTATGCGCTCTTGGCGATCGAGGGTGGCGCCATCGCCGACGTAAGAACGAATCCTGACTTGGCACTGACTCGGCAAGATGCCGCAATCGGCGCACGGCTTCGGTAGTCCTGTCGCGAGCTGGGTTGGAACCACCGATGGACTACGGGTTCACGACTACCATGATTCCGGGGTCGACTCCCCCTAGGAATTCGGATTCGTCGCGCCAGAGATGGACCGAGAAACCGAACAATGACTTGGCGGCGGCATTTGGGTCCATTACCGACTTGTCGATGTAGAACGGTAGGGTGAGATTCTCGTAGCGACCCCGCTTCAAGGGAACTTTGTTGATCTGGTTGTAGGGACCCTTCATCGGTGAACCTTGATTCTTCGCGAAGGCAAATTCGATCTCAACCTTGTCGTGATTCGCGTCCCAGTCTCCCACCGACAATCCCGAGGTATCGAGAATGAATGTCAGTCTCCCGGCACCGCGCACTTTCGCACACTCGGGTTCGGCCCTTACGGCGAACCTGGGTCCCTTCTTCCACGTCGGGGGAGAGACGATGATCTTGATCGACTGATTGCCGTCCGCATCGTCGTACTCCTTGGGATTCTTGCACGACGAATTGTTCGACATGACGCCGATCTGTCCTTGAACTGAAAACTCCGTCTTAGCCTGCCCTGTCGTCTCCTTCGGTTTCGGCGAGCCGGCTCCCTCTGCAAGCACCGGTCCGATGAGAAAAATCCCGACGCTTATCGCGGGCACCGACAGTCGAACCAACCCGAACCCGCTTCGCGACTTGCCAGAACTGCCAAAGCCCGAGTTCCTGAGCACTTGATTGCGGCGTGCGCTTCCCGTGTCAATTGTCACCCAACCCTCCCTCATTCGATAGATGGCTCAGCGTCCCTGAAAACCGCCGACAGTCTGCGCTGACATCTAGGTTACAGAATATCGACGCGAAATGGCAATAGTACATCCCGGGATCGGAGAGACGAATGAGTTTGTTGGGCGCTCGAACACTGCCGCGTCGGTCAAGCGCTTGATGGATCGGTCGCACGGCCAGCCGCCAGGCGTCCGACTGAACGACATGCGGAGCGCAGACGCCCGGGACCGTCGCCGGCCCCGGGCGCCCGCATCCTTGAGCCCTACCTCCATCCCCTCATCGCCGGATCCGTGAGGTTCGAGCCGTCAGGCAGCACGCGATCCCTCAGCGACACGTGCCCCTTCGGTGGATTCAGGTCCGCCGTCGCATCCGCCACCGGCGCTCCTGACGTCGCCGACATCGGATTCCCCGCCACCACGTACGCGATGTCGAGGCCCGTCAGCAGCCAGTCCGGAACCCCGTCCCCGCTCACGTCACCGAGCGCCACCGTGTCGAAGCCGATCTCGGTGTTGTTCCCCGTCGCGGTGAACGTCCGCAGGTACTGCCCGTTCTTCCCCGAGACGAGGTAGCACTTCCCCGCCTGGAAGTTCCCCTCGTTGTTCAGGTACGCGCCGAGAAGGATGTCGTCGTAACCATCGCCGTCCACGTCCCCCGCGCCGCGGCCGATCCCCATCCCGTCACCGCAGTTCTCGCCGGGGATGTTGCGGAGCTTCTCCCCCGTCGCGCCGGAGAAGACGTAGCCGCGCCCCTTGAAGCAGCTCTTCTGGACGGTGTCGGCGACGTCGCCGACGAAGACATCGTGGACGCCATCGGCGTTCACGTCGCCCGCGTCGTGGATGAAGAAGAAGCCGAACGCGAGCGCGGTGCCCATAGGAAGGAGCGGCCGCACCACCGAGCCGTCCGCGCCGCTCAGGATGTAGGCGAGTCCGCCCGGGATCTTCGCCGGGCCGGAGTCCTTCAGCTCGCCGGCCGCGCCGACTCCGACCTCGGGGATCCCGTCGCCGTTCAGATCCGGAAGTCCCGTGACCGCCGTGCCGAAGAGACCACCCGCCTGTGTGCCGCTCGCGCTCCAGAGGAGGGCGCCGGTGGCGCCGGAGTAGACGTTGACGACGCCCGCCTGGACGAGGCCGCCCGGGCTCGAGATGGGAGCGCCCGCGATGACGTCATCGTGGCCGTCGCCGTTGATGTCCTTCACGAAGCCGACGTCGAAGCCGAGGAAGGTGCCCGGGGCGCCGGGGATCGTGAGGAGGATCGAGTGATCGGCCCCCGAGATGACGAGGACGCGCGCCGGATTCCGGCCGATGCCGGGGGCGCCCAGGACGTAGTCGGGGACGCCGTCGGCGTTGACGTCGCCGCCGCCGGAGGCTCCGTACCCCATCCGCTCGTTGGGGGCGCCGACGACGGTGTGGAGCACCGCCCCGGTGCGCCCCGAGTAGACGTACGCCTTGCCGGCGCGGATCCCCCCCTCGCGGTTGAGGATGGCGGTGATGACGTACTCCGCCGCGCCGTCGTGATCGAGGTCGCCGATCCTCTCGGCGACCCAGCCGAAGTTGTCGCCGGCAGCCTCCGCGCTGAGGGTGTTCAACACCACAGTTCCCGGCTCCTTGAACGCCTGCGCCTCGGCGGGGGTCGCGCCGACCCATGCCGCACCGAGAGCCGTGCCGGCCACCAGGCCCGCCGCGACCGCCCTTCCCACACCCGCCCGCATCTTCTTGACGACCATGGACCGTCCCTCCTTCGCTGGACCCCCTCCCCACCGCCCGCGGCGGCCTCGAGGGGTCCGGTTGTGGCGCCCCGGGAATCCCCGGCGCGCGTTGACGCGGGGGATAGACGCCCGGAGCGCCGGGGCGTCATGAGAGGGGGATGAGACGGGGATGAAAGAGGGATGAACCGAAGGGGGTGCTGCCGTGTCGAATAGAAAGTTCCCGATGAGTGTTCTCCTACCCGGGCGGGCGCACGCACATGGGCGAGGGTCGACCCGACATCCTGAGGTTCGGTTCCTTCGAGCTGGACGTCCGGAGCGGCGAGCTGCGGCGCGAGGGGTCGGTCGTCAGGCTCCAGGGGCAGCCGATCGAGCTCCTCTCGCTCCTCGCCGAGCGGGCGGGGGAGGTGGTGACCCGCGAGGAGATCCAGAGGCGGGTCTGGAAGAACGGCACGTTCGTGGATTTCGAGCAGGGAATCAACGCCTGCGTGCGGCAGATCCGCGCCGCGATCGGCGACCCGTTCGAGGCGCCCCGGTTCATCCAGACGCTGCCGAGGCGGGGCTACCGGTTCATCGCGCCGGTTGCGCGCGTCGGTCCACCCCCTTCGGCGGCCGTGGCGGCTCCCGTCGCAGCCTCACGGCCCCAACGTCCCCGCCTCGCCGGCTCCATCGCCGCGGGATTACTCCTCGTCGCGACCGTCGCGGCGATCGGCTGGAGCCGGGCGTCGCGCGTCGCGGCCGCGTCTCCCGGCGGCGCTCCGGTCGTCATCGTCCTCCCCTACCGCAACCTGAGCGGCGATCCCTCGCAGGGGTTCGTCTGCGACGGGCTCACCGAGGAGCTGATCACGCAGCTCAGCCGCCGGTACGGGCGGGAGCTCGGGGTGATCGCGCGCACGACGACGATGACGTACCGGGACTCGACGAAGAGCGCGCGGGAGATCGCCGCTGAGGTGGGCGCCGGCTATGTCCTCGAGGGGAGCGTGCGGGCCGAACGGGATCGCGTGAGGATCACGTCGCAGCTCATCCGCGCCGTAGACGAGGTCCACCTCTGGGCCGGCAACCACGACCGGAGGCTCGGCGACACCCTGGCTCTCGAGAGCGAGGTGAGCGCGCAGATCGCGCGGGCGCTCGCGCTGCGGATTCTTCCCGACGGGGCGCAGGCCTCCGCGGCGACGACCCCCGCGGCCTATCGCGACTACCTGAGAGGGCGCGCGGCGCTCGCGGACGTCCCGGCCCCGCGCATCGATGAGGCGCGTTCGGCGTTCGAGAGCGCGGTGGCGGAAGACCCCGGGTTCGCGCCGGCGTGGACATCGCTCGCGAGGGCGCGCTGGATGCAGGGCGCCCCGGAGAGCGCGGCCGAGGCGTCGGCGCGGGATGCGTTGCGGAGGGCCCTCGCGCTCGACGATTCCCTCTCCGACGCGCACGCGGCGCTCGCGGAGATCCGCTTCTACCACGATTGGGATTTCGAGGGGGCGCGGGCCGAGTGGGAGCGGGCGCTCGAGCTGAACCCGGGTTCCGCCGAGCTGCGTCACGACTTCGCCGCCTACTGGGGGGCGCGAGGGCGCCACGACGAGGCGCTGCGGCTCGTCGGCGAGGCCCTCAGGCTCGACCCGCTGGCCCCCGACGTTCTCTCCGACGTCGGCTGGTACTCGTACTTCGCGCGCCGTTACGACGACGCGGTGCGCCTCTCGAGGGAAACGCTCGCGAGGACGCCGGACTTCTTCTGGGCGCAGCGGTGCCTCGCCCTCTCGGCGATGCTCAAGGGGGACCTCGCCGCCGCCGTGCCCGCGCTGCGCGCCGAGATGCTCGGCCGAGGCGCGCCCCCCGGGAGCGTGGCAGGCCTCGACGGCGCCGATCCGACGGCCGCCGTGCGGGCCTACTGGACATGGGATCTCGATCGGCGCGTCGCCCGCCGGGGGAAGCCCGGCGCCTCCCCGGCCGACGAGGCGGTGGCCCGGCTCGCGCTCGGAGATCGCGAGGGGGCGATCACGGCGCTCGAAGCCGCCGTCGGGATGAGGGCGGGGTGGATCCTCCCGTTCCTCGGCGTCGACCCGTTCTTCGATCCGCTTCGATCGGAGCCGCGCTTCGAGCGCGTCCTCGACCGCATCGGGATCGGGCCCGCCGCCTCGCGCTGAGCGAATCCCCTTCAGGGGTCCTTCAGGGTCACCGCGCAAGGAGGGAGAATCGCAGGCGCTTCACCCCGGCGGGGTCCCGTCAGCGCCCGCGCTCGCGCCGGAGCGTCAGACCCCAGGTCCACGTCGCGGCGCCGCACGAGAAGGCGGCCGCGACGGCCGCCTGGATCCACGGCATCGCGAGCGGCCGGAGCGCGACGAAGGCCGCGACGAACGCGGCGCCCCCTGCCGCGGCGGCCAGGGCGGCCGGGCTCCACATCCTGGGCGTCGACGAGGGGCCGACCGGCTCGCCGGTCACCGCATCGACGACGCCTCGCCGCTCTGTCCAGTCGATGCGGTACGTGAGGAACCAGAGCGGGTAGTGGAGCAGTCGCGGCGAGGAGCCCGTCGCGGCCCCTTCGGGGATCCGATCGGGGGCCGGCACCATCACGTCGACCGCCTCCCCCTCCCGGATCAGCGCAAGCGCCGCGGCAGGGTCGGCGAGACGTCCCCTGTGGGCCGTCTCCGCGATCGACAGCCCGCGCCGATCGTCTCCGAGCGGGGCGACCGGGGCCTGGAATCCCGCCGGAAGGAGATCGCAGGCGGGGGCGAGGAGAGCGCGCGCGTCCTTCACGACGCGGGTCCTCCCCAGATCGGGGGCCCACTCGTGGAACGGCACGAGGAGGAGCCGCGCGCCGGTGAGCTGCGCGCGATCGAGATCCCCGCCGGTTCCCTGGAGGCGCGACCACGCGGCCTCCCGGGTCACGCGCGGCGGAACGAGCGGGGTGAGGAGCGGCGCGGCCGAACCGGCGGGTGTCCGGACCAGGAGGCAGCATCCGCAGTCGCGGCAGAAATGAGCGGGGACGGCGAGATCGGCGTGGATCGGTTTTCCGCAGAAGCCGCACGACACGGTGGATCGAAGGCCGACGACGACGCTCTCAGCCACGGGAGTTCCCCATCGTGGCGCGGAACATCGCGGCCGAGCCGGCCCAGACGGCGAGGGCGGCCGGCAGCGCGGCCGCGGGGAGGGCCGAGACGGCGACGGCGACCACGGCGGCGGGGATCGCGGCCCGGAGGGCGAGCTGCTTCGCCGACGGGAGGGGCGAGGGAAGGAGAAGGCGGTGATGGATCATCTTCCCCTCGATGGCGTCCATCCACGCCCCCTCGAGACGACCGGTGTCCTCGACGCGCATCAGCCAGAACGGGAAGTGGATCAGCTCGACGCTCGTCGCGGCGCGCCAGCCGCGCGACGCGGCGCGCGCGCAGCGCCTCCTCGGCGAGCGACGGCGGCAGCACCCTCAGGACGGCGTGCCCGCTCCCCGACGCCCCCGCGGCCCCCTCGGCAGGGGGCTCGAACGGCTTGAGATCGGCAGGAGGGAGGAAGGGGGCCTCGAGCCTCTCCTCGCCGATGGACGCCGCGAGGAGCGCGAAGGTCTCGTCCCCCTCGGGGGTCGTCCCCTCGAAGCGAACGAACGGGAGGAGGTAGCAGTCCCCCTCGATGCGTCCCGGGCGAAGGATCGCGCGGCGTCGCAGGTGGTTGCGGAGACGGTCGGCCGCCATCGCCATCGTGACGACGGGGGCGGCCGCGCGGTGCTTCAGGACCACCGGGCCGAGCTGGTAAAGGGTCTCGTCGCACGAGCCGCAGCGCATCGCCCCCGCGAGGGGGCGGATCTCCCCGGAGCAGGAGGGGCAGCGCGCGGGCTGGACGGCCGGTTGCGTCATCTCAGGAGGGGCGTCTCCATCCTCGTGAGCTCCGGGCTTCCGCGAGGGGAGCCAGTATAGGACGGCCCGGGGCCCGAGGCATTGCGCTCTTCACCCGATCAGGGTACGTTCCGCCCGACCCATGAAGTGCTCGGAGGTCAGGCCGTTGCCGGAATCTCCAACGCTGGACGACAGGGAGCTGATCGACGCGTTCGTCCAGGGTGAGCCGGCTGCCGTCCGGACGATCGATTCCTGGATCGCGGCCGTCCTCCACTCGGAGTTCCTGTCGCTGAGGGCGGAATGGGACGACCTGCGGCAGGAGACCAGGGTCAGGGTGTTCGCCAACCTGAGCCGATCGAGGTTCGTCGGCCGCTCCTCGCTGAGGACGTACGTCCACCGCATCGCGAAGAACGTCTGCATCGACGCGAGCCGCCTCGCGTGGCGCCATCACGAGAAACCGGGAGCCGTCGACGCGCGTAGAGGCCCCAGCACACGGGAAGCGTCCGACCAGTCGATCGCCCGCGATCTCGTCCGCAAGATCCTGCACGACCTCCAGGACTCGGACCGGCAGCTCATCTCGATGGTCTTTCACGAACACTATTCGTATTCGGAGGTCGCCCGCAAGCTCGGAATCTCGGAAGGCGCCGTGAAAACCCGCATGTCGCGCTGCAAGGATCGGCTGGTGGCGGGGGGACGCCGGCTCCTCGACGGGAAGGGGCGTGTGCCGTGAGCCGCAAGCGCTGCAACCACGAGGCGAACGCAATGATCCCGTGGTACGTGAATGGCAGCCTCGAGGGGGACGAGGAGGCCGCGGTCCGGCTCCATCTCGATGGCTGCGAGATCTGCGAGGCGGAGACGGAGGTCCTCTCCCGCATCGCGCGCGAGATCGGCGAACAGGTCGATGCTCCGTTCGCCCCTCCCCCCGGACGCGCCGCCGGCGCCTCCCCGCGCGTAGGCTGGCTCGTCGCCGCGCTCCTGCTCGTCCCGGCGGGGCTCGGGATCTGGTGGGCCGCCCTGGGATTCCCCGGGATCACCCGGGAGGAAGGCGGCGCGGAGATCCGGCTCCCCCGGCTCCGGCGCGACGCGGAGATGAGAACGAGCGTGGTCCTGAGCCTCCCCACCCTCACGCGCGCCGAGGGGTCGATCCCGACGTTTGTCGTGCGCGAGGGGGCCGAGCTCGCGACCATCACGTTCACTCCCCCCCTGAACGCGGAGGCGGAGTTCACGATCGAGCTGCACGCCCCGGACGGCCGGCTCCTCGCCCGACGCGACGGGAAGCTCCTCCTCGACGCGATGGGACGGAGCACGTACACCTTGCCCGCGGCGCTGCTCGGAACCGCCGGTGACTACTCCCTGGTCGTCACGGAACGGCCGGCTTCGGGAGCCGAGCGGCCGTACGAGTATCGGTTTCGCGTCGAGGCGTCGGAGGAGTGAGGACAACCGGCGCGTTTCCCCGCGCCGCCCGACGGCGGCGCGGGGGCCGAGCGCTTCAGCAGCTGCAGGCGCCAGACGGGCACGGGTCCGGAGCGCCGCACGTGGCGTCGGGAGCGCACGTGTAGTTGCAACACCCACCGGCGCCGCACGTATCGTTGAAGGTGCACCGCGACCCCTCCCCGGCGCAGTAGCTCACGACGCAGGGGCCGCACGCGGGCTGAATCGTCCACGCGGCATTGCTCAGGTCGGATCCGGTGAACATCGCGGGGTCCTGGGCGACCACTTTGAGGAAGGCCTGCGTCGTCGTCGGTCCGGTCACCGTCCAGTTGTACGACCCCGTGTTGGGCACGCCGAGCGCGATCGTCTGGAAGGGTCCGCCCGACCCGCTGCGGGAGAGCAGGAGGTCCACTTTGGGGACGCACCCTCCAGTCTCCGACGCCGTCCACGTGATTGTCCGGACCTCGTTGATCGAGACCGTGGTGCTGCCGTTCGGCCAGAGGACCTGCGCGACCGGAGCCCCCACCGTCTGGCTGGGATTGTAGAGCGACGGGCAGTAGTCGCAGGCATCGGGGACGCCGTCGAGATCTGCGTCGGCCGGGCTGGTGCTCACCTTCGCCACGGCGCAGTTGGCGTTGAGACGCCCGTTGCTCACCATCTTTCCCTGCAGCGAAGGACGCCGCTCCGCCGACGCGAGAAGGACGCTCTTGAGCTCAGTGAGGGTGATCGTGGGTTTGATTGCCCGCAGGAGCGCCGCCGTGCCGGCGACTATGGGAGCGGCCATCGACGTCCCCGTGTCGTACTCGTACGTGTGGGCGACATCAACGAGCGTGCAGCCGTCCTCGTCGGTGGTGAACACCGGGTTCCACGTCGTCGTGATCATGTTGACGCCAGGGGCGGCCAGATCCACGACGGTGGCGCCGTAGTTGCCGTAGAGCGCGTCGTTGGGATCGGACCCGGCTACGGCAATGACGTTGGCAAGATCGTACGCCGCGGGATAGTACCGGTTCTTCGCCGCGAGGGCGTCCTCATCATTCCCGTTGTTTCCCGAGGACGCGACGAACGCAATCCCCTGCAGGCCGGCGGCGTTGATGGCATCGTAGAGCGTCTGAGAACAGATCCCGGTTCCATGGGCTGGGCACGGGGGGGGGATCTCCCAGGAGGCGTCGATGATGTTCGCGCCCATCGTCCTCGCGTAGTTGATGGAATTGACGTACCTGTCCACGGTCCCGGCGGATTCCCCGAGCGCGACGTTCTTGAGCGCCATGAGCTTCACGTTCCAGCTCACCCCGGCGATCCCAATACCATTGTTCCCGACGGCTCCTATCAAGCCGGCCACGAGAGTCCCATGTCGCGGCATGAAAGGGCACGCGCCGGGGAAGAAACTTCCGATGGCGGGATAGGGGATGGGATTTCCGTCACCGTCACCGAAATCGTAGCCGTGGACATCGTCGACGTACCCATTCTGGTCGTCATCGATTCCGTTCGTCTCTTTTCCACCTCCGCTCTCACCCTGATTTGTCCAGATGTTGGCGGCGAGATCCGGATGGTTGTAGTCGATGCCCGAGTCGACGACCGCGACGACGACGCTGGAGCTCCCGGTGCCGGCGTTCCAGGCGAGATCGGCGTCGATGTCCGCGTCGGGGGTTCCGGTGATGACCCCGGGCTCGTATGCCTGCCCGGTATTCCTCAGCCCCCACTGATTGCCGAAGTTGGGATCATTCGGGATGGTCGCCGGGACGACGTAGTAGTTCGGCTCGGCGTATTCCACCCCTGGCCTCCGGCTCATCCGCCCGATGGCGTCCTCGACGCTCACTCCCGGGCCGAGCTTCCAGTGCTCCGCCCCGCTCGGGAACTTCTTGAGCGG
Encoded here:
- a CDS encoding S8 family serine peptidase; translated protein: MSRISIAAVCFVVCALLIGVTVPRGTPAAAAATTAGPGEATNFVPGEVLIRFKPSGVGLARASALAELNALPLKKFPSGAEHWKLGPGVSVEDAIGRMSRRPGVEYAEPNYYVVPATIPNDPNFGNQWGLRNTGQAYEPGVITGTPDADIDADLAWNAGTGSSSVVVAVVDSGIDYNHPDLAANIWTNQGESGGGKETNGIDDDQNGYVDDVHGYDFGDGDGNPIPYPAIGSFFPGACPFMPRHGTLVAGLIGAVGNNGIGIAGVSWNVKLMALKNVALGESAGTVDRYVNSINYARTMGANIIDASWEIPPPCPAHGTGICSQTLYDAINAAGLQGIAFVASSGNNGNDEDALAAKNRYYPAAYDLANVIAVAGSDPNDALYGNYGATVVDLAAPGVNMITTTWNPVFTTDEDGCTLVDVAHTYEYDTGTSMAAPIVAGTAALLRAIKPTITLTELKSVLLASAERRPSLQGKMVSNGRLNANCAVAKVSTSPADADLDGVPDACDYCPSLYNPSQTVGAPVAQVLWPNGSTTVSINEVRTITWTASETGGCVPKVDLLLSRSGSGGPFQTIALGVPNTGSYNWTVTGPTTTQAFLKVVAQDPAMFTGSDLSNAAWTIQPACGPCVVSYCAGEGSRCTFNDTCGAGGCCNYTCAPDATCGAPDPCPSGACSC
- a CDS encoding zf-HC2 domain-containing protein; amino-acid sequence: MSRKRCNHEANAMIPWYVNGSLEGDEEAAVRLHLDGCEICEAETEVLSRIAREIGEQVDAPFAPPPGRAAGASPRVGWLVAALLLVPAGLGIWWAALGFPGITREEGGAEIRLPRLRRDAEMRTSVVLSLPTLTRAEGSIPTFVVREGAELATITFTPPLNAEAEFTIELHAPDGRLLARRDGKLLLDAMGRSTYTLPAALLGTAGDYSLVVTERPASGAERPYEYRFRVEASEE
- a CDS encoding winged helix-turn-helix domain-containing protein translates to MGEGRPDILRFGSFELDVRSGELRREGSVVRLQGQPIELLSLLAERAGEVVTREEIQRRVWKNGTFVDFEQGINACVRQIRAAIGDPFEAPRFIQTLPRRGYRFIAPVARVGPPPSAAVAAPVAASRPQRPRLAGSIAAGLLLVATVAAIGWSRASRVAAASPGGAPVVIVLPYRNLSGDPSQGFVCDGLTEELITQLSRRYGRELGVIARTTTMTYRDSTKSAREIAAEVGAGYVLEGSVRAERDRVRITSQLIRAVDEVHLWAGNHDRRLGDTLALESEVSAQIARALALRILPDGAQASAATTPAAYRDYLRGRAALADVPAPRIDEARSAFESAVAEDPGFAPAWTSLARARWMQGAPESAAEASARDALRRALALDDSLSDAHAALAEIRFYHDWDFEGARAEWERALELNPGSAELRHDFAAYWGARGRHDEALRLVGEALRLDPLAPDVLSDVGWYSYFARRYDDAVRLSRETLARTPDFFWAQRCLALSAMLKGDLAAAVPALRAEMLGRGAPPGSVAGLDGADPTAAVRAYWTWDLDRRVARRGKPGASPADEAVARLALGDREGAITALEAAVGMRAGWILPFLGVDPFFDPLRSEPRFERVLDRIGIGPAASR
- a CDS encoding FG-GAP repeat protein, whose amino-acid sequence is MVVKKMRAGVGRAVAAGLVAGTALGAAWVGATPAEAQAFKEPGTVVLNTLSAEAAGDNFGWVAERIGDLDHDGAAEYVITAILNREGGIRAGKAYVYSGRTGAVLHTVVGAPNERMGYGASGGGDVNADGVPDYVLGAPGIGRNPARVLVISGADHSILLTIPGAPGTFLGFDVGFVKDINGDGHDDVIAGAPISSPGGLVQAGVVNVYSGATGALLWSASGTQAGGLFGTAVTGLPDLNGDGIPEVGVGAAGELKDSGPAKIPGGLAYILSGADGSVVRPLLPMGTALAFGFFFIHDAGDVNADGVHDVFVGDVADTVQKSCFKGRGYVFSGATGEKLRNIPGENCGDGMGIGRGAGDVDGDGYDDILLGAYLNNEGNFQAGKCYLVSGKNGQYLRTFTATGNNTEIGFDTVALGDVSGDGVPDWLLTGLDIAYVVAGNPMSATSGAPVADATADLNPPKGHVSLRDRVLPDGSNLTDPAMRGWR
- a CDS encoding VOC family protein, whose protein sequence is MKDALDFYTRVLGFRCEASSEEWGWACVKRDQVTLMIALPKPREPFDRPAFTGSLYLRTDDVEGAWRDLKDKARVCYPIEDFGYGMREFAIYDNNGYLLQFGQEIP
- a CDS encoding RNA polymerase sigma factor — protein: MPESPTLDDRELIDAFVQGEPAAVRTIDSWIAAVLHSEFLSLRAEWDDLRQETRVRVFANLSRSRFVGRSSLRTYVHRIAKNVCIDASRLAWRHHEKPGAVDARRGPSTREASDQSIARDLVRKILHDLQDSDRQLISMVFHEHYSYSEVARKLGISEGAVKTRMSRCKDRLVAGGRRLLDGKGRVP
- a CDS encoding protein kinase; translation: MSRPALSRYRILDRIGAGGMGVVYRAKDLSLGREVALKLLPESFAGRGDLLARFRREARAAAALNHPGICTIYEVGEVAEGDEVVVSSDGTSLPPGTHYISMERIQGKTLRETISGRPLPVAEALRLALEIAEALSHAHRSGIVHRDLKPSNVMITDDGRAKILDFGLAKFYDEGSSAAVPSDVSGLPTNVSDLTSHGEILGTSAYMSSEQARGLKVDPRSDVFSFGAVLHEMLTGRPAFSGATRTDVLGAVLRDRPARASSSNPDVPAELERIVTKCLEKEPKDRYADSGAVVADLKRVRLRTTGSADTTVATPGAPAAPTRRRSRFAIVLVLAAGAVTMWIARGGRGPVEPIPVAILAFAYEGPAESAYLKDIVPLAVADALRVSPGIQLVPFGSSRSFSSGADPNIVKQQLGVNWIVSGRLSVAGDSFVQSIEVAGLGGEAPWSREIRGRIVEIVPLSAAIAPEIVPRVGARAERSSIAGRRRPAAMEAYLRGLTLLEGWDVKRNAEQAEAAFREAIAAEPAFAEAEAGVALALLSRFSRTRDVSLIDLAASSAEHAISLNGSAPESNVAMGLVELQRGHSIEAVASFEKALSEAPADDAIHRRIASAYGSLGRDADADRMFDRATRLRPGFWDNYNTWAYYCLQRGRYAKAIELYMKVIELHAGSDSGYTNLAAAHMFQGDYAAAVPLLQAALKINPSVQSYNNLGAAYYALLKFDNARIEWEVAWSMSHEAMTASNLGDAYRQLQLQERARESYARAIDLAKTKLSANPRDATTRGMLANALAGSGNCGQSATEAARAVAERSSDPSIAYYAAVASAICRDDAAAVRYALLAIEGGAIADVRTNPDLALTRQDAAIGARLR